One Chitinophagaceae bacterium C216 genomic window carries:
- the paaZ gene encoding Bifunctional protein PaaZ has translation MNVQIYYEDFVINDSRTTTGRTITEADIVFHAGHTGDFYPHHMDEEWCKTQPFKKRIAHGTLIFSVGVGLTAGVINDVAMTYGYDRLRFIKPVFINDTIKATVTIKDKRDHKKPGYGIVTEQVEVHNQHKELVMVFEHLLLVQKKSADG, from the coding sequence ATGAATGTTCAGATATATTACGAGGACTTTGTTATTAATGATTCCAGAACCACTACAGGTAGAACAATCACAGAAGCCGATATCGTCTTTCACGCTGGTCATACCGGAGATTTTTATCCGCATCATATGGATGAAGAATGGTGTAAGACGCAGCCTTTTAAAAAGCGTATAGCCCATGGTACGTTGATATTTAGTGTAGGAGTAGGTTTAACGGCGGGCGTGATTAATGATGTAGCTATGACCTACGGATACGACAGATTACGCTTTATAAAGCCTGTTTTTATAAATGATACTATAAAGGCTACGGTAACTATTAAAGATAAGCGGGATCATAAGAAACCCGGCTATGGTATTGTTACCGAGCAAGTGGAAGTACACAATCAACATAAGGAACTGGTAATGGTATTTGAACATTTGTTATTGGTACAAAAAAAGAGCGCTGATGGCTGA
- the hutI gene encoding Imidazolonepropionase, which produces MLKKIFLHILLLVCYQYFGWAQETIYPAKKQEGTLVIKNGTVHTGTGTVLKNAHIVVKDGKIVTVSQSAVDEVGATVIDATGKNVYPGLILTSSDLGLKEISSGVRGSNDYYELGQYNSAIQSIYAYNADSRMINTLRANGVLLAGVTPSGSLLTGASSVVQLDAWTWQDALYASATGMHLHMPSLYRSMRGGRTSASGSNPVKEGIKLVEQVEQFLAEAQAYIKQHPKPDVNLKFEMLRPLFEKKQKLFVHADRVRQILMAIDFAKKFDIEVVIIGGADSYLVADLLKKNNVSVVLNTLHELPTLPDDDIDQPFKTPAILQRAGVLFALNDNSSSARYRNLAFNAGTAVAYGLTKEQALQAITLNPAKILGIDKQAGSIEVGKDANIVICEGDILDMKSSIITNAFIQGRKIDLSNKQTQLYERYKYRYNLQ; this is translated from the coding sequence ATGCTTAAAAAGATATTCCTACACATATTGTTGCTGGTATGTTATCAATATTTTGGATGGGCTCAGGAGACGATTTATCCTGCTAAAAAACAAGAAGGGACTTTAGTTATTAAAAACGGAACAGTGCATACCGGCACGGGTACCGTATTAAAGAATGCTCACATCGTTGTCAAAGATGGTAAAATTGTTACAGTGAGTCAGAGTGCAGTGGACGAAGTTGGCGCAACGGTTATTGATGCTACCGGTAAAAATGTTTATCCGGGGCTTATATTAACCAGCTCCGATTTAGGGCTTAAGGAGATATCTAGCGGCGTGAGAGGGTCAAATGATTATTATGAACTGGGACAATATAATTCTGCTATTCAATCCATCTACGCCTATAATGCCGATTCCCGTATGATTAATACACTGAGGGCAAATGGTGTACTGCTTGCAGGAGTAACACCATCAGGCAGCCTGCTTACCGGAGCGTCTAGTGTCGTGCAATTAGATGCATGGACATGGCAGGACGCATTATATGCATCAGCGACGGGTATGCATCTGCATATGCCCTCTTTATATCGAAGTATGCGAGGCGGACGTACTTCGGCATCAGGCTCGAATCCTGTAAAAGAAGGTATCAAGCTGGTGGAGCAGGTAGAGCAATTTCTTGCCGAAGCACAAGCTTATATCAAACAGCATCCAAAGCCTGATGTGAATCTTAAATTTGAAATGCTTCGGCCTTTATTTGAGAAAAAGCAAAAACTCTTTGTTCATGCCGATAGGGTAAGACAAATATTGATGGCCATAGATTTCGCAAAGAAGTTTGACATTGAAGTGGTGATTATAGGTGGAGCGGATAGTTATCTGGTTGCTGATCTTTTAAAGAAAAACAATGTTTCAGTAGTGTTAAACACATTACATGAGTTGCCTACATTGCCAGATGACGATATCGATCAGCCATTTAAGACACCGGCAATATTGCAGCGAGCGGGAGTATTATTTGCTTTAAATGATAATTCCAGCTCAGCCCGCTATCGCAATCTTGCCTTTAACGCAGGCACCGCTGTAGCATATGGACTTACTAAAGAGCAAGCACTGCAAGCTATCACTCTAAACCCGGCTAAAATATTAGGAATCGATAAGCAAGCAGGTTCGATAGAAGTAGGTAAGGATGCAAATATTGTTATTTGCGAAGGGGATATTTTGGATATGAAGTCTAGTATTATTACTAATGCTTTTATTCAAGGTAGAAAAATAGACCTTTCAAATAAGCAAACGCAACTGTATGAGCGGTATAAATATCGGTATAATTTGCAGTAG
- the ade_2 gene encoding Adenine deaminase — protein sequence MKKHILLATFVTVVFQAIAQITYPVNGVADPRTGAYAFINASIVKDANTVIANGTLIIKDGKITAVGKASVPEGYVVIDCKGKFIYPSFIDIFSDYGIPIPQRTGGQTSFFGPQQLTTNTKGPFAWNQAIKSEVNGYQLFATDATKAATLRAQGFGTVVTHQKDGIARGTGTAVLLSDDKENLNIIKDKAAAYYSFSKGTSTQTYPTSIMGAVALLRQTFIDVDWYIQNRPLKEGINKSLEAWYENRSLPQIFETNDKWSGIRADRIGDEFGVQFIIKGGGDEYQRIKEIAATKAPYILPLNYPEAMNVEDPMDARYVSLTDLAHWELAPGNAAAFEKEKIPFAFTLADLKDPSAFWPALRKAIDYGLSPKAAFEALTITPARLLNLEHEVGTLDVGKWANFLITTGDLFTDKAVILENWVKGQRYPVDAKSGLEQPGQYKLAISGPSGITEYTLQVKSSNEASVVGLDTLSVKFRIDGKQVSLQLAPKTALRPVKSDSKDSSSASQTSRLLYILSGVDYGDSWQGVGMDNNGTTVNWTASLIKQEDAKRNNMPTAKALPQSKILYPFSPYGNEQLPVQQDILIKNATVWTNEKDGRLEHTDVLLKGGKIAQIGKELNAPGARIIDGTGKHLTPGIIDEHSHIACFSINEGAQSVTSEVRIGDNLNPDDINIYRQLSGGVTTSHILHGSANTIGGQTQLIKLRWGKDDAGLKFEGADPFIKFALGENVKRTAQTQGNIRFPDTRMGVQAVIADAFQRAKDYEQKLKAGDKTVRRDLELDALVEILNNKRFITCHSYVASEILGLITMAEKYGFRVNTFTHVLEGYKVADVLKKHGANTSTFSDWWAYKMEVQDAIAYNAAILYKMGLNVCINSDDAEMGRRLNQEAAKTVKYGGVPEEKALKMVTLNPAKALHIDHRVGSIKVGKDADVVLWSDHPLSIYAKALYTIVDGVVYFDWEQDLRKRKHIAKERERLLQRMLTEARSGTSVSPARPTPQLLLHCEDYEQVDGHYISAYDELHEEKAAF from the coding sequence ATGAAAAAACACATTCTGCTAGCGACATTTGTTACGGTTGTCTTTCAGGCTATAGCTCAAATTACCTATCCTGTGAACGGGGTAGCCGATCCCCGAACCGGCGCCTATGCTTTTATCAATGCTTCTATTGTAAAAGACGCCAACACCGTAATTGCAAACGGTACTTTAATTATTAAGGATGGAAAAATTACCGCAGTAGGTAAAGCATCCGTGCCTGAAGGATATGTTGTAATAGACTGCAAGGGTAAGTTTATCTACCCTTCATTTATCGATATTTTCAGTGATTACGGTATTCCCATTCCGCAAAGAACAGGAGGGCAAACTTCTTTTTTCGGGCCACAACAGCTTACCACGAATACTAAGGGGCCTTTTGCATGGAATCAGGCTATTAAAAGTGAAGTCAACGGGTATCAACTTTTTGCCACGGATGCCACTAAGGCCGCTACGTTAAGAGCACAGGGGTTTGGTACCGTTGTAACACATCAAAAAGACGGTATTGCACGTGGCACCGGAACGGCTGTATTACTCAGTGATGATAAAGAAAATTTGAATATTATTAAAGATAAGGCTGCGGCTTATTATTCCTTTAGCAAAGGAACATCTACACAAACCTATCCCACTTCGATAATGGGCGCAGTGGCACTGTTGCGTCAGACTTTTATCGATGTAGATTGGTATATACAAAACAGGCCTCTTAAAGAGGGTATCAATAAATCGCTGGAGGCGTGGTATGAAAATCGATCGCTGCCACAAATTTTTGAGACCAATGATAAATGGAGTGGCATTAGAGCCGATCGTATTGGTGATGAGTTTGGGGTGCAGTTTATTATTAAAGGAGGGGGAGATGAGTATCAACGCATCAAAGAAATTGCGGCTACCAAGGCGCCTTACATTCTTCCGTTGAATTATCCCGAAGCTATGAATGTTGAAGATCCTATGGATGCCCGGTATGTTTCCTTAACTGATTTAGCACATTGGGAGTTGGCGCCAGGTAATGCAGCGGCATTTGAAAAGGAAAAAATTCCTTTTGCTTTTACATTAGCTGATTTGAAGGACCCTTCTGCATTCTGGCCAGCCTTGCGCAAGGCTATCGATTACGGACTTTCGCCTAAAGCGGCTTTTGAAGCATTAACGATAACGCCTGCTCGATTACTAAATCTCGAGCATGAAGTAGGTACGTTGGATGTAGGCAAATGGGCTAACTTTCTCATTACAACGGGCGATTTGTTTACTGACAAAGCAGTTATTTTGGAGAACTGGGTGAAGGGACAGCGTTATCCTGTTGATGCCAAATCTGGATTGGAACAACCTGGGCAATATAAGTTAGCGATATCGGGGCCATCTGGTATTACTGAATACACGCTTCAAGTAAAAAGTAGTAATGAGGCTAGTGTAGTGGGTCTGGATACGCTAAGCGTAAAATTTAGAATCGATGGTAAACAGGTATCCCTACAGCTTGCTCCCAAAACAGCGCTACGGCCAGTAAAGAGTGACTCAAAAGATTCATCTAGTGCTTCTCAAACCAGTAGGCTTTTGTACATATTAAGTGGAGTGGATTACGGCGATAGCTGGCAGGGGGTGGGAATGGATAATAATGGCACCACAGTTAACTGGACAGCGAGTTTAATAAAACAGGAGGATGCAAAAAGAAATAACATGCCTACTGCAAAGGCATTGCCCCAATCCAAAATTCTATATCCGTTTTCTCCATATGGAAATGAGCAATTGCCCGTACAGCAGGATATTCTAATAAAAAATGCTACAGTATGGACGAATGAAAAGGATGGACGACTGGAGCATACCGATGTGTTACTAAAAGGAGGAAAGATTGCTCAGATTGGTAAAGAATTAAATGCCCCAGGTGCTAGAATTATTGATGGCACTGGGAAACACTTAACACCGGGTATTATTGATGAGCACTCTCATATCGCCTGCTTCTCTATTAATGAAGGTGCACAATCGGTAACTTCTGAAGTGCGTATAGGAGATAATTTAAATCCCGATGATATCAATATTTATCGCCAATTAAGTGGTGGAGTAACAACCTCGCATATTCTACACGGCTCGGCTAATACAATAGGTGGTCAGACACAGTTAATAAAACTGAGATGGGGTAAAGATGATGCAGGACTGAAATTTGAAGGGGCGGATCCCTTTATCAAGTTTGCTTTGGGGGAAAATGTAAAAAGAACTGCACAGACGCAGGGCAATATTCGCTTCCCTGACACCCGAATGGGCGTGCAGGCGGTTATTGCCGATGCCTTTCAACGGGCAAAAGATTATGAGCAGAAGCTCAAAGCGGGGGATAAAACCGTTCGCAGGGATTTGGAGCTAGATGCTTTGGTGGAAATTCTGAATAATAAAAGATTCATTACCTGTCATAGCTATGTAGCCAGCGAAATTTTGGGGCTCATCACAATGGCCGAGAAATACGGGTTTAGGGTAAATACCTTCACACATGTATTGGAAGGATATAAAGTAGCCGATGTGCTTAAAAAGCATGGAGCTAATACCTCCACTTTTTCCGATTGGTGGGCCTACAAAATGGAAGTACAGGATGCTATTGCATATAATGCGGCTATTCTGTACAAAATGGGTTTGAATGTATGTATTAATAGTGATGATGCGGAGATGGGACGTCGTTTGAATCAGGAGGCAGCCAAAACGGTGAAGTATGGCGGTGTTCCTGAAGAGAAAGCGTTAAAGATGGTAACATTAAATCCTGCAAAGGCGCTACATATCGATCACAGAGTAGGTAGTATAAAAGTAGGTAAAGATGCTGATGTGGTGCTGTGGAGTGATCATCCCCTTAGTATTTATGCCAAAGCGCTTTACACGATCGTTGATGGAGTGGTATATTTTGACTGGGAACAAGATTTGAGGAAGCGAAAGCATATTGCTAAAGAACGGGAACGTTTGTTACAAAGGATGTTAACAGAAGCGCGCTCCGGAACGTCGGTATCTCCCGCACGTCCTACACCGCAACTGCTACTGCATTGCGAAGACTATGAGCAGGTAGATGGCCACTATATCTCTGCATATGATGAATTGCACGAAGAAAAAGCCGCTTTTTAA
- the amt gene encoding Ammonia channel, whose protein sequence is MHMTKKLAIVPFLLLMLVAILSLFMGHNPVNSDTAPDVDTGDTAWLLASAALVLLMTPGLAFFYGGMVKKKNVISTMLQSFICMAIVSIIWLFFGFSLAFGDDIGGIIGNPATFFLMNGVLDGQPWSAAPTVPLAVFAFFQLKFAIITPALVTGAFSERVRFTSYILFIVMFFIFIYAPLAHMTWHPDGLLANLGVLDFAGGTVVHMSAGVAALASAIYLKKRTDQEMKPARITYVLLGTGLLWFGWFGFNGGSAMGANNLAAIALATTAIASGAAAFTWIIFDALRGKKPSAMGTSIGAVVGLVAITPAAGFVSIPHALVIGVVAALVSNLMVEWRTRTGIDDTLDVFPCHGVGGMVGMILTGVFASPGINSAVTDKGLFFGETKLFVTHTLTAIVVLVVVFVMSMIILKITDLITPLRVSEEEEAEGLDMSQLGESL, encoded by the coding sequence ATGCACATGACCAAAAAACTGGCTATCGTTCCCTTTCTGCTGCTTATGCTTGTTGCAATACTCAGTCTTTTTATGGGGCACAATCCTGTAAACAGTGATACTGCTCCCGATGTGGATACCGGCGATACTGCCTGGTTATTAGCATCTGCTGCGCTGGTATTGCTTATGACCCCGGGCCTAGCATTCTTCTATGGTGGTATGGTAAAAAAGAAGAATGTGATTTCGACAATGTTACAAAGTTTTATTTGTATGGCAATTGTCTCTATCATCTGGCTTTTCTTCGGGTTTAGCCTTGCTTTCGGGGATGACATAGGCGGTATTATTGGAAATCCGGCTACCTTCTTTTTAATGAATGGGGTACTGGATGGACAGCCTTGGTCTGCTGCGCCTACCGTTCCACTGGCGGTATTTGCCTTTTTCCAGTTAAAATTTGCTATTATTACTCCGGCCCTCGTTACCGGTGCCTTCTCTGAGCGTGTTCGCTTTACTTCTTATATACTATTTATAGTAATGTTCTTCATTTTCATTTATGCCCCGTTGGCACATATGACTTGGCATCCCGACGGACTGCTGGCTAATCTGGGTGTACTGGATTTTGCGGGTGGTACCGTGGTACACATGAGTGCCGGTGTGGCCGCTTTAGCGAGTGCCATTTATTTGAAGAAAAGAACCGATCAGGAAATGAAACCGGCTCGTATTACTTATGTATTATTAGGAACTGGTTTGCTGTGGTTCGGTTGGTTTGGATTTAATGGTGGTTCTGCCATGGGAGCTAACAATCTAGCAGCTATCGCCCTGGCAACAACAGCTATAGCTTCAGGTGCTGCTGCATTTACTTGGATTATTTTTGATGCTTTAAGAGGCAAAAAACCATCGGCTATGGGTACCAGCATCGGTGCAGTTGTAGGATTGGTGGCGATTACTCCTGCTGCAGGTTTTGTAAGTATTCCACATGCATTGGTGATTGGTGTAGTTGCTGCTTTGGTGAGCAACCTCATGGTAGAGTGGAGAACCAGAACCGGAATTGACGATACATTGGATGTATTCCCTTGTCATGGTGTGGGTGGTATGGTAGGTATGATTCTTACAGGTGTATTTGCCAGCCCCGGCATCAACTCTGCTGTTACTGATAAAGGTCTTTTCTTCGGCGAAACTAAATTGTTTGTTACACACACACTAACAGCCATTGTTGTATTAGTTGTGGTATTTGTAATGAGTATGATTATTCTCAAAATCACAGATCTCATTACGCCATTACGTGTAAGCGAGGAAGAAGAAGCCGAAGGTTTGGATATGTCACAATTAGGCGAAAGTCTGTAA
- the pat gene encoding Phosphinothricin N-acetyltransferase, with translation MEDTPEVLEIYKPYILSSATTFELEVPDIEQFALRVQKYSQQFPWLVAKDGDTIAGYAYAWTYRERAAYQWIVETSIYINKNYKKKGIGSTLYEVLFEILKLQQVHKAYALITLPNAASVGFHEKQGFRHFATFEKVGHKHGAWHDVGWWEKTLIEQTDTSPLPIIPFKELDATTVNTLLSKYAI, from the coding sequence TTGGAAGACACACCTGAGGTTTTGGAAATTTATAAGCCTTATATTTTAAGTAGCGCCACGACATTTGAACTAGAAGTTCCTGATATAGAACAATTTGCACTTAGAGTACAAAAATATTCGCAGCAATTTCCTTGGCTTGTAGCAAAAGATGGAGATACTATAGCCGGATACGCTTATGCTTGGACTTATAGAGAAAGGGCAGCATATCAATGGATAGTGGAAACCTCCATTTATATTAATAAAAATTATAAAAAGAAAGGAATCGGCTCTACACTCTACGAGGTCCTATTCGAAATACTGAAGTTGCAACAAGTTCATAAGGCGTATGCCCTTATTACACTACCTAATGCAGCAAGTGTAGGATTCCATGAAAAACAGGGCTTCCGGCATTTTGCTACTTTTGAAAAAGTAGGCCATAAGCATGGTGCATGGCATGATGTAGGCTGGTGGGAAAAAACACTCATCGAACAGACCGACACGTCTCCCCTCCCTATTATTCCATTTAAAGAGTTGGATGCAACTACCGTAAATACGCTTCTGTCAAAATACGCTATATAG
- the aspC gene encoding Aspartate aminotransferase: MLTISQRGIAMPASPIRKLVPFAEAAKKKGLTVYHLNIGQPDIETPPAIMDAVRNVQMPVLEYSHSAGNESYRRKLTTYYKKLGIEVDYDEIMITTGGSEAIRFAFLTCLDEGDEVLIPEPLYANYLGFACEAGVRVVAVPSSIEDGFALPPTDVFARYITDKTKAILICNPNNPTGYLYSREEIEAIGKICKERHLYLLGDEAYREFCYGDTDHTSVLHIAGLEEHAILLDTISKRYSACGARIGALVTKNKKVLESALKFAQARLSPPGLAQILGEAAIDLPADYFDTTKEEYLQRRNLLVSRLNSMEGVFCPNPGGAFYAMARLPIDDCDKFCQWLLEAFSYHNQTLMLAPGTGFYATPGLGKNEVRLAYVINQTAISNAMDCLETALKVYPGRTI; encoded by the coding sequence ATGCTTACGATTTCTCAGCGCGGGATAGCAATGCCTGCATCTCCAATTAGAAAATTAGTCCCTTTTGCAGAAGCTGCGAAGAAAAAAGGATTAACTGTATATCATTTGAATATTGGACAGCCGGACATTGAAACGCCTCCTGCGATTATGGATGCAGTACGCAATGTACAAATGCCGGTATTGGAGTATAGTCATAGTGCTGGAAATGAGAGCTATCGTCGTAAACTGACGACTTACTACAAAAAGCTGGGAATTGAGGTGGATTACGATGAAATTATGATTACCACCGGAGGAAGTGAGGCGATTCGCTTTGCATTCCTTACTTGTTTGGATGAGGGCGATGAAGTGTTGATTCCTGAGCCACTTTATGCAAATTATCTCGGTTTTGCATGTGAGGCAGGTGTACGAGTAGTGGCGGTGCCATCAAGTATTGAGGATGGATTTGCATTGCCGCCCACAGATGTTTTTGCAAGGTATATTACGGATAAAACTAAGGCGATACTTATCTGCAATCCTAATAATCCCACAGGCTATTTATATAGCCGGGAAGAAATAGAAGCTATTGGTAAGATTTGTAAAGAGCGTCATCTTTATTTGCTGGGCGATGAAGCTTATAGAGAGTTTTGTTACGGGGATACTGACCATACCAGTGTGCTACACATTGCGGGTTTGGAGGAGCATGCCATATTATTGGATACTATTAGTAAGCGTTATAGTGCTTGCGGAGCGCGCATTGGTGCGTTGGTTACTAAGAATAAAAAGGTGTTGGAGTCTGCCCTGAAATTTGCGCAAGCCCGCCTAAGCCCCCCGGGGTTAGCCCAAATACTGGGAGAAGCAGCCATAGATCTGCCTGCTGATTATTTTGATACCACAAAAGAAGAATATCTGCAACGCCGAAACCTCCTGGTAAGTCGCTTGAATAGTATGGAAGGGGTGTTTTGTCCTAACCCAGGCGGTGCTTTTTATGCGATGGCACGTTTACCCATTGATGATTGCGATAAATTCTGTCAATGGTTATTGGAAGCGTTTTCTTATCATAATCAAACCTTAATGCTGGCGCCGGGTACCGGTTTTTATGCAACACCCGGCTTAGGGAAGAATGAAGTAAGGCTTGCTTATGTTATCAATCAGACAGCCATCAGTAATGCGATGGATTGTCTGGAAACCGCACTAAAAGTATATCCAGGCCGCACTATATAG
- the dxs_2 gene encoding 1-deoxy-D-xylulose-5-phosphate synthase — MDMLNSGTSVHEEKLSFEKFKDEVLHDYYIACLSRETSILSRKEVLTGKAKFGIFGDGKEVAQVALAKFFKPGDWRSGYYRDQTMMFAMGVSNPQQYFAQLYADADPEREPFSRGRQMNSHYTSANTREDGEWLDLVNIKNTSTDMAPTAAQMPRSVGLALASKLFRQVEELKQFKHLSNNGNEVCFCTIGDASTSEGHFWEAVNAAGVLQIPLVIFVWDDGYGISVPREYQTTKGSVSKALKGFEKEEGTNGFYIATLKGWDYMGMVEVFGEGINLARETHTPVIFHVEELTQPQGHSTSGSHERYKSPERLAWEKEWDCIKKMRDWILENALADEATLATIENDAKRHVKEARDRAWQEYISPIKQQVQQTQAVIESLIPNNPQHAEELRNISHKLGSLREPLRKDSMKSVFKALLLCGENATEEAKAYYKKLQEENKQLYNTFLYNEGPKSALKVEAVPPIIREDAPLLNGYQIINKYFDGLFASNPKVVAFGEDLGKIGDVNQGFAGLQKKYGNKRIADTGIRELTIMGEGIGLALRGIRPIAEIQYLDYVIYGLQPLTDDVASLYYRSGGKQSCPIIVRTRGHRLEGIWHSGSPMGMIINALRGMYICVPRNMVQAAGMYNTLLKSNDPGMVIESLNGYRLKEKLPDNLNEITVPLGIPEILQEGDDITIVSYGSVLRIIEEAIQMVAPLNISCELIDVQTLLPFDRNHIILESLKKTNRIVFVDEDVPGGAAAYMFNKVMEEQGGYRYLDVAPRTITSKEHRPAYGSDGDYFSKPNAEEIAAVLIEMMKE, encoded by the coding sequence ATGGACATGTTGAATTCTGGAACCTCTGTGCACGAAGAAAAACTGTCTTTTGAAAAATTTAAAGACGAAGTACTGCACGATTATTACATAGCCTGTCTAAGCAGGGAAACCAGTATACTCTCTCGCAAGGAGGTGTTGACAGGCAAGGCGAAATTTGGGATTTTTGGAGATGGTAAGGAAGTGGCACAGGTAGCCCTCGCAAAATTTTTTAAGCCCGGCGACTGGAGAAGTGGTTATTACAGGGACCAGACCATGATGTTTGCCATGGGCGTTTCTAATCCTCAACAATACTTTGCTCAATTATATGCCGATGCCGACCCCGAAAGAGAACCTTTCAGCCGAGGAAGGCAAATGAACAGCCACTACACCAGCGCTAATACACGTGAAGACGGCGAGTGGCTCGATCTGGTAAACATTAAAAACACTTCTACAGATATGGCCCCTACTGCGGCCCAGATGCCACGCTCTGTAGGGTTGGCACTTGCATCTAAATTATTCAGGCAAGTAGAAGAGTTAAAACAATTCAAGCACCTTTCCAATAATGGTAATGAAGTTTGCTTCTGCACCATAGGCGATGCTTCCACTAGTGAAGGTCATTTTTGGGAGGCGGTAAACGCAGCTGGAGTGTTACAAATTCCCTTGGTCATTTTCGTATGGGACGACGGTTATGGTATATCAGTTCCTCGCGAATATCAAACCACCAAGGGTTCTGTTTCAAAAGCACTTAAAGGCTTTGAAAAAGAAGAAGGCACCAACGGCTTCTACATCGCTACACTAAAAGGCTGGGACTACATGGGCATGGTGGAAGTATTTGGAGAAGGCATCAATCTTGCCCGCGAAACACATACGCCGGTGATCTTTCATGTAGAAGAACTCACGCAGCCTCAAGGCCACAGTACATCTGGCAGTCATGAGCGCTACAAAAGCCCAGAAAGATTAGCATGGGAAAAAGAATGGGACTGCATAAAAAAGATGCGCGATTGGATTCTTGAAAACGCTCTAGCAGATGAAGCCACTCTTGCTACAATAGAAAACGATGCCAAACGGCATGTAAAAGAAGCCAGAGACCGTGCATGGCAGGAATATATTTCACCCATCAAACAACAGGTGCAACAAACCCAAGCAGTAATTGAGTCTCTTATTCCAAATAACCCGCAACATGCAGAAGAACTGCGCAACATATCTCACAAGCTAGGTTCATTGCGCGAGCCTTTGCGGAAAGACAGTATGAAAAGCGTATTTAAGGCACTACTACTGTGTGGAGAAAATGCAACCGAAGAAGCAAAAGCCTACTATAAAAAATTACAAGAAGAAAATAAACAGCTATACAATACCTTCCTCTACAACGAAGGCCCCAAAAGTGCACTGAAAGTAGAAGCAGTTCCTCCTATTATACGTGAAGACGCTCCACTACTAAACGGATATCAAATTATTAATAAATATTTCGATGGACTATTTGCCAGCAACCCCAAAGTAGTAGCTTTTGGGGAAGATTTAGGAAAGATTGGCGACGTGAATCAGGGTTTTGCCGGCTTACAAAAAAAATACGGTAATAAAAGAATTGCCGATACCGGTATTAGAGAACTCACTATAATGGGAGAAGGTATTGGATTAGCTTTAAGAGGCATTCGCCCTATTGCAGAAATACAGTACCTCGACTATGTCATTTACGGACTACAACCACTGACAGATGATGTAGCTTCTTTATACTATAGAAGCGGTGGTAAACAAAGCTGTCCTATTATCGTACGTACACGCGGACATCGTTTGGAAGGAATTTGGCACAGTGGTTCACCCATGGGAATGATTATTAACGCCCTAAGAGGTATGTATATCTGTGTTCCTCGAAATATGGTACAGGCCGCCGGCATGTACAATACGCTACTTAAAAGCAATGACCCGGGAATGGTAATCGAAAGCCTGAACGGATATAGATTAAAAGAAAAATTACCCGATAATCTTAATGAAATTACAGTACCATTAGGTATTCCGGAAATATTGCAAGAAGGTGACGATATTACTATCGTGAGTTATGGATCGGTACTACGTATTATTGAAGAGGCTATTCAAATGGTGGCCCCCTTAAACATCAGCTGTGAACTGATAGACGTGCAAACCTTACTTCCATTCGATAGAAATCATATCATTCTGGAATCATTGAAGAAAACCAATCGTATCGTTTTTGTAGATGAAGACGTACCCGGTGGTGCAGCGGCTTATATGTTTAATAAAGTAATGGAAGAACAAGGCGGTTATCGCTATCTCGATGTAGCGCCACGTACCATTACCAGCAAAGAACATAGACCTGCATATGGTAGCGACGGCGACTATTTCAGCAAGCCCAATGCAGAAGAAATAGCAGCAGTGCTTATCGAAATGATGAAAGAATAA